One window of the Pseudomonas sihuiensis genome contains the following:
- a CDS encoding retropepsin-like aspartic protease family protein, with amino-acid sequence MQLRHCLAALALLCASSPWAASQVQVVGLFPGAAVLNVDGQRKLVRVGQSGPGGVEVVSVDKQGAVLRVEGVERAYPLSREYSAGFAEPVRKRLSIAKGIGGHYWVAGSVNGQTVQFLVDTGATSVALNDAHARRLGIDYRVSGRPLQVNTASGVARGWRVMLDRVKVGDLEVLGVEAVVLEGGAPHEALLGMSFLGRVGWREEQGMLVLESKH; translated from the coding sequence ATGCAGCTTCGTCACTGTCTCGCCGCGCTGGCGCTGCTATGTGCGAGTTCTCCCTGGGCGGCCTCTCAGGTCCAGGTGGTTGGCCTGTTTCCCGGTGCGGCGGTGCTCAATGTCGATGGCCAGCGCAAGCTGGTGCGGGTCGGCCAGAGCGGTCCGGGCGGGGTAGAGGTAGTCAGCGTCGACAAGCAGGGCGCGGTGCTGCGTGTCGAGGGAGTCGAGCGCGCCTATCCACTGAGTCGTGAATACAGTGCCGGTTTTGCCGAGCCGGTAAGGAAGCGCCTGAGCATCGCCAAGGGCATTGGCGGACATTACTGGGTGGCCGGTTCGGTCAACGGCCAGACGGTGCAGTTTCTGGTGGATACCGGCGCCACCTCGGTGGCGCTCAACGACGCCCATGCCCGACGCCTGGGTATCGATTATCGAGTCAGTGGGCGGCCGTTACAGGTCAACACCGCCAGCGGCGTGGCGCGTGGCTGGCGAGTGATGCTCGACCGGGTCAAGGTCGGTGATCTCGAGGTGCTCGGCGTCGAAGCTGTGGTGCTCGAAGGTGGCGCGCCGCATGAGGCGCTGCTGGGCATGAGCTTCCTCGGGCGGGTTGGCTGGCGCGAGGAGCAGGGGATGCTAGTGCTGGAGTCGAAGCACTGA
- a CDS encoding substrate-binding periplasmic protein, whose product MRMRQVWLGMLLILSALSGAQAQSELPGEIRLASEIWEAYTEADGTGLGWDLMREVFEPAGVRLDIHSVPYTRSVGLMQRGEADACVGSYRDEVEGPVFYPKHHYDRDQIVALGLKDKPVPTLDSLGKYRLVWGRGYGYEEYLPNVRDYREVQRRDGILGMLELGHADFYIDARPEVDYIMGRAAKPQQYRVTNLTQLPLYLGFADTPRGHTLAKLFDQRMTQLIASGELRPIFERWQQPYPFD is encoded by the coding sequence ATGCGCATGAGGCAAGTCTGGCTGGGGATGCTGCTGATACTCTCTGCCTTGTCTGGTGCTCAGGCTCAGAGCGAGCTGCCAGGTGAAATACGTCTGGCCAGTGAGATCTGGGAAGCCTATACCGAAGCCGATGGTACCGGTCTGGGCTGGGACCTCATGCGCGAGGTGTTCGAGCCGGCAGGCGTCCGTCTGGATATTCACAGCGTGCCATACACCCGTTCTGTCGGGTTGATGCAGCGTGGCGAAGCCGATGCCTGTGTCGGTTCCTATCGTGACGAGGTCGAGGGGCCGGTGTTCTACCCCAAGCACCACTATGACCGTGATCAGATCGTCGCACTTGGCCTCAAGGACAAACCGGTGCCGACCCTCGACAGCCTGGGCAAGTACCGGCTGGTCTGGGGGCGAGGCTACGGTTACGAGGAATATCTGCCGAATGTGCGCGACTACCGGGAAGTACAGCGGCGCGACGGTATCCTCGGCATGCTCGAGCTGGGCCACGCGGATTTCTATATCGATGCCCGTCCTGAGGTCGACTACATAATGGGCCGGGCCGCCAAGCCGCAGCAATACCGGGTGACGAATCTGACGCAATTGCCGCTCTATCTCGGCTTTGCTGATACGCCACGCGGCCATACCCTGGCCAAGCTCTTCGATCAGCGTATGACGCAGCTGATCGCCAGTGGTGAGCTGCGGCCAATCTTCGAGCGCTGGCAGCAACCCTATCCCTTCGACTGA
- a CDS encoding phosphatidylglycerophosphatase A family protein: MTDHPNQVPAEYVPPSVWRNPWHFIAFGFGSGTLPKAPGTWGSLVALPFVPLWQMLPDWGYWLMLGVTMLFGFWLCGKVADDLRVHDHEGIVWDEMVGMWITLWLVPEGWVWLLLGFLMFRLFDIVKPWPIRWIDRHVHGGVGIMLDDVIAGVFAWLAMQGLVWGWANYGAGLGF, from the coding sequence GTGACCGATCACCCCAACCAGGTTCCCGCCGAATACGTACCGCCCTCGGTGTGGCGCAATCCCTGGCACTTCATCGCCTTCGGCTTCGGCTCCGGCACCCTGCCCAAGGCGCCCGGCACCTGGGGCTCGCTGGTGGCGCTGCCCTTCGTGCCGCTGTGGCAGATGTTGCCGGACTGGGGCTACTGGCTGATGCTCGGGGTGACCATGCTGTTCGGCTTCTGGCTGTGCGGCAAGGTCGCCGATGATCTGCGCGTGCACGATCACGAAGGCATCGTCTGGGACGAAATGGTCGGCATGTGGATTACCCTGTGGCTGGTACCCGAGGGGTGGGTCTGGTTGCTGCTAGGCTTTCTCATGTTTCGCCTGTTCGACATCGTCAAACCTTGGCCGATTCGCTGGATCGACCGCCACGTACATGGTGGCGTCGGCATCATGCTCGATGATGTCATCGCCGGGGTCTTTGCCTGGTTGGCGATGCAGGGATTGGTCTGGGGCTGGGCCAACTATGGAGCCGGGCTAGGTTTCTAA
- the thiL gene encoding thiamine-phosphate kinase: MNEFELIRRYFAAARCAQGGDGVVLGIGDDCALLALPAGEQLAVSTDTLVAGVHFPESCDAFLLGQRALAVSASDLAAMGATPLAFTLALTLPSANEAWLAEFARGLQTMAQNCSLALVGGDTTRGPLSLTLTVFGRVPSGQALLRSGAQVGDLLCVGGELGDAAGALPLVLGQREAAADISEALLARYWSPQPQLALGQALRGRATAALDISDGLLADCGHIAKASQVALKIELEQVPLSAALRAFAGEQQARLCALGGGDDYRLAFTLPPALLADLQADWPEIRVIGRVQAGTGVELLDAAGQPIEPPRGGYQHF; encoded by the coding sequence GTGAATGAGTTCGAGCTGATCCGTCGCTATTTCGCCGCCGCCCGTTGCGCTCAGGGCGGCGACGGTGTGGTTCTCGGTATTGGTGATGACTGCGCGCTGCTGGCGTTGCCCGCCGGTGAACAGCTGGCGGTTTCCACCGACACCTTGGTCGCCGGGGTGCATTTCCCTGAATCCTGCGATGCCTTTCTTCTCGGTCAGCGTGCGCTGGCTGTTTCCGCCAGTGATCTGGCCGCCATGGGCGCTACGCCGCTGGCCTTTACCCTCGCCCTGACCCTGCCGAGCGCCAATGAAGCCTGGCTGGCCGAGTTCGCTCGTGGCCTGCAAACGATGGCGCAGAACTGTTCATTGGCGCTGGTCGGTGGCGACACCACGCGTGGTCCGCTGAGCCTGACGCTCACCGTGTTCGGCCGAGTGCCGAGCGGGCAGGCGCTGCTGCGTAGCGGCGCGCAGGTGGGTGATCTGCTCTGCGTCGGCGGCGAGCTGGGCGATGCCGCGGGCGCGCTGCCGCTGGTGCTGGGGCAGCGCGAGGCGGCGGCGGACATCAGCGAAGCATTGCTGGCGCGCTACTGGTCGCCGCAACCGCAATTGGCTTTGGGGCAAGCGCTGCGTGGCCGCGCCACGGCCGCGCTGGATATTTCCGACGGCCTGTTGGCCGACTGCGGGCATATCGCCAAGGCTTCACAGGTCGCCCTTAAGATCGAACTGGAGCAAGTGCCGCTGTCTGCAGCGCTGCGCGCCTTCGCCGGCGAGCAGCAGGCACGGCTCTGCGCGCTCGGTGGTGGCGACGACTACCGACTGGCCTTTACCCTACCGCCAGCCCTGCTCGCCGATCTGCAGGCCGATTGGCCCGAAATACGGGTGATTGGCCGTGTGCAGGCCGGTACTGGGGTAGAGTTGCTGGACGCCGCCGGCCAGCCCATCGAGCCGCCGCGTGGCGGTTACCAACATTTCTGA
- the nusB gene encoding transcription antitermination factor NusB codes for MSNSGNGQPAKKGPSGKILARREARTLAMQALYSWHIAGQPLNEIEAQFRVDNDFSKVDGAYFHEILHGVPRQKTELDETFTPLLDRPLEEIDPVELAILRLSTYELKNRVDVPYKVVINEGIELAKVFGATDGHKFVNGILDKLAPKLRAAEVNANKR; via the coding sequence GTGAGCAACTCCGGTAACGGCCAGCCGGCCAAGAAGGGCCCCAGCGGCAAGATCCTCGCGCGCCGCGAAGCCCGTACCCTGGCCATGCAGGCCCTGTACTCCTGGCATATCGCCGGGCAGCCGCTGAACGAGATCGAAGCGCAGTTTCGCGTCGACAACGATTTCAGCAAGGTCGATGGTGCCTACTTCCACGAGATCCTGCACGGCGTGCCGCGGCAGAAGACCGAGCTGGACGAGACCTTCACGCCCCTGCTCGATCGCCCGCTGGAAGAGATCGATCCGGTCGAGCTGGCCATCCTGCGCCTGTCCACCTACGAGCTGAAGAACCGCGTCGACGTCCCCTACAAGGTGGTGATCAACGAAGGTATCGAGCTGGCCAAGGTGTTCGGTGCCACCGACGGACACAAGTTCGTCAACGGCATTCTCGACAAGCTCGCGCCCAAGCTGCGTGCCGCCGAAGTCAACGCCAACAAGCGGTGA
- the ribH gene encoding 6,7-dimethyl-8-ribityllumazine synthase, with translation MTLKTIEGTFIAPKGKYALVVGRFNSFVVESLVSGAIDALVRHGVSESDITIIRAPGAFEIPLVTQKVAQRGEYAAIIALGAVIRGGTPHFEYVAGECTKGLAQVSMEYGVPVAFGVLTVDSIEQAIERSGTKAGNKGAEAALSALEMVSLLAQLEAK, from the coding sequence ATGACCCTGAAGACCATCGAAGGTACCTTCATCGCCCCGAAGGGCAAATACGCCCTGGTGGTAGGCCGTTTCAACAGTTTCGTCGTCGAGAGCCTGGTCAGCGGCGCTATCGACGCCCTGGTTCGCCACGGCGTGAGCGAGAGCGACATCACCATCATCCGTGCGCCGGGTGCTTTCGAGATTCCGCTGGTTACCCAGAAGGTTGCTCAGCGTGGCGAGTACGCGGCGATCATCGCCCTGGGCGCGGTCATCCGTGGCGGCACCCCGCACTTCGAATACGTGGCAGGCGAGTGCACCAAGGGCCTGGCCCAGGTCTCCATGGAATATGGCGTACCGGTCGCCTTCGGCGTGCTGACTGTCGACTCCATCGAGCAAGCCATCGAACGTTCCGGCACCAAGGCAGGTAACAAGGGTGCCGAAGCTGCGCTGTCTGCCCTGGAAATGGTCAGCCTGCTGGCGCAGTTGGAGGCCAAGTGA
- the ribBA gene encoding bifunctional 3,4-dihydroxy-2-butanone-4-phosphate synthase/GTP cyclohydrolase II, whose translation MALNTAEELIEDIRAGKMVILMDDEDRENEGDIIIASECVTAEHINFMARFARGLICMPMTRERCELLKLPLMAPRNGSGFGTKFTVSIEAAEGVTTGISAADRARTVQAAVARNAVAEDIVSPGHIFPLMAQPGGVLARAGHTEAACDLARMGGFEPSGVICEIMNDDGTMARRPELEKFAEEHGLKIGTIADLIHYRLIHERTVERISEQPLDTELGQFNLVTYRDGVEDTAHMALTLGTICAEEPTLVRVHNMDPLRDLFMVNQPGRWSMRAAMAEVAKAGSGVVLLLGNPLTGPELLALISRQQPANPATYSTVGAGSQILRDLGVRKMRLMSSPMKFNAISGFDLEVVEYLPSK comes from the coding sequence ATGGCGCTCAACACCGCTGAAGAACTGATCGAAGACATCCGCGCCGGCAAGATGGTCATCCTCATGGATGACGAGGACCGTGAGAACGAAGGCGACATCATCATCGCCTCCGAATGCGTCACCGCCGAGCACATCAACTTCATGGCCCGCTTCGCCCGTGGCCTGATCTGCATGCCGATGACCCGTGAGCGCTGCGAACTGCTCAAGCTGCCGCTGATGGCGCCGCGCAACGGCTCCGGCTTCGGCACCAAGTTCACCGTCTCCATCGAGGCGGCCGAGGGCGTGACCACCGGCATCTCCGCCGCCGACCGCGCGCGCACCGTACAGGCTGCCGTGGCACGCAACGCCGTGGCCGAGGACATCGTCAGTCCGGGCCATATTTTCCCGTTGATGGCTCAGCCCGGCGGCGTATTGGCGCGTGCTGGTCACACCGAAGCGGCCTGCGACCTGGCGCGCATGGGCGGTTTCGAACCGAGCGGGGTGATCTGCGAGATCATGAACGACGACGGCACCATGGCGCGTCGCCCGGAGCTGGAGAAGTTCGCCGAAGAGCACGGCCTGAAGATCGGCACCATCGCCGACCTGATCCACTACCGCCTGATCCACGAGCGTACCGTCGAGCGCATTAGCGAGCAGCCGCTGGACACTGAGCTGGGTCAGTTCAATCTGGTCACCTACCGTGACGGCGTCGAGGACACCGCGCACATGGCGCTGACCCTGGGCACCATCTGCGCCGAAGAGCCGACCCTGGTGCGCGTGCACAACATGGACCCGCTGCGCGACCTGTTCATGGTCAACCAGCCGGGGCGCTGGAGCATGCGCGCTGCCATGGCGGAAGTGGCCAAGGCCGGCAGCGGCGTGGTGCTGCTGCTGGGCAACCCGCTGACCGGGCCGGAGCTGCTGGCGCTGATCAGCCGCCAGCAGCCGGCCAACCCTGCGACCTACAGCACCGTGGGTGCCGGCTCGCAGATTCTGCGCGACCTCGGCGTACGCAAGATGCGCCTGATGAGCTCGCCGATGAAGTTCAACGCGATATCCGGCTTCGACCTCGAGGTTGTAGAATACCTGCCTTCTAAATAA
- a CDS encoding riboflavin synthase, with product MFTGIIEAIGSIRAMTPKGGDVRVYVATGKLDLGDVKLGDSIAVNGVCLTAVELPGDGFWADVSRETLARTAFVDLKPGSAVNLEKALTPTSRLGGHLVSGHVDGVGEIVSRADNARAVQFKVRAPRELARYIAHKGSITVDGTSLTVNAVDGAEFELTIVPHTLAETIMVDYQAGRKVNLEVDLLARYLERLLLGDKAAEPKASGLTESFLAEHGYLKN from the coding sequence ATGTTCACCGGCATAATCGAAGCCATCGGCAGTATCCGCGCCATGACGCCCAAGGGCGGCGACGTGCGCGTCTACGTGGCCACCGGCAAGCTCGATCTGGGTGACGTCAAACTCGGCGATAGCATCGCCGTCAACGGCGTGTGCCTGACCGCTGTGGAACTGCCTGGCGACGGCTTCTGGGCCGACGTCAGCCGCGAGACGCTGGCGCGCACCGCCTTCGTCGATCTCAAGCCCGGCAGCGCGGTGAACCTGGAAAAGGCCCTGACGCCCACCAGTCGCCTCGGCGGGCACCTGGTCAGTGGCCACGTCGACGGCGTTGGCGAGATCGTCTCGCGCGCCGATAACGCCCGCGCCGTGCAGTTCAAGGTGCGCGCCCCGCGTGAGTTGGCCAGGTACATCGCACACAAGGGCTCGATCACCGTCGACGGCACCAGCCTGACCGTCAACGCGGTCGATGGCGCCGAGTTCGAGCTGACCATCGTGCCGCACACCCTGGCCGAGACCATCATGGTCGACTACCAGGCCGGGCGTAAGGTCAACCTCGAGGTCGACCTGCTGGCGCGTTACCTGGAGCGCCTGCTGCTCGGCGACAAGGCCGCCGAACCCAAGGCCTCGGGCCTGACCGAAAGCTTTCTCGCCGAACACGGCTACCTGAAGAATTGA